From Candidatus Xianfuyuplasma coldseepsis:
TATTCGGTATTGAACCTAACGAACAAGCCGTATATGACGTTGTAAAGGCCCAACGCGCAGCCATGAGACAAGGTACACACAGTACCAAAAATCGTAGCGCTGTACGCGGTGGTGGACGGAAACCTTGGCGTCAAAAAGGAACCGGTCGTGCCCGCGTCGGTACCAACCGAAGTCCATTATGGACAGGTGGGGGAATCGTCTTCGGACCAAGTCCTCGCAAGTACATCTTAAAAGTAAACAAAAAAGTACGCCGCTTAGCATTAAAAAGCGTATTGTCCAGCAAACTACAAGAAGAGAACTTCAAAGTACTGGATCAGTTAACATTGGAACAAATAAAAACCAAAGATATGGTGAACGTACTGAATAACTTAAAGGTAGAAGGTAAAGTTGCATTTGTCTTAGATAAACCAAATACAACCCTTGCCCTTGCTGCACGTAATATCCCAGGAGTTACCGTAACAACTGTGGATCACGTGAGCGTCTATGAGTTATTGAACGTAAAAACCGTCGTCTTAACTGCTGATGCAGTCAAGAAATATGAGGAGGTGCTTGGATAATGTTATCAAGTGAAATTATCTTAAGACCGATCATCACGGAAAAATCAATGCTACTTGCTGAACAAGAAAACAAATACACATTCAGCGTTGACAAACGTGCAAACAAAATTCAGATCAAAAAAGCGATTGAAGAACTCTTCAACGTTACCGTAGTAAAAGTTAATACCATGAAAACTACTCCAAAGAAAAAACGAGTAGGACAATACACAGGTTTCAAACCCGCTGTCGCAAAAGCTGTTGTTACACTAGCTGAAGGCAGTAAAATTGAAATCTTTAATGCGTAATAAAAGGAGGTTACTGTTATGGCTTTAAAGAAATATAAAGCAATGACGAATGGACAACGTCACATGACCAGCTTGGATTATTCCGAACTCACTACGGATAAACCGGAAAAATCCTTAGTTGTAAACATCAACAAGCATTCTGGACGTAACAACCAAGGTAAAATTACTGTACGCCATCAAGGTGGCGGATACAAGAAAAAATACCGTATCATTGACTTTAAACGAAATAAAGACACGATTCCTGGTAAAGTTGCTACCATCGAATACGATCCAAACCGTAATGCATTTATCGCATTAATTCATTACGTGGACGGAGAAAAACGTTACATCATCGCTCCCAAAGGTCTACAAGTAGGAATGATGATTGAAAGCGGCGAAGCTGCTGATATCAAAGTTGGAAACGCACTGCCTGTACGAAATATTCCAGTCGGTACCGTTATCCATAACATCGAATTAAAACCTGGTAAAGGTGGCCAATTAGTACGCGCCGCTGGAACCAGCGCTCAAATCTTAGGTCGTGAAGATCGTTATGTACTTGTTCGCTTAACCAGTGGTGAAGTACGTCGCATCTTAGGAACCTGCCGCGCAACCATTGGTGAAGTTGGAAACGCAGATTACAACTTAATCAACGTTGGTAAAGCCGGTAAAACAAGACATATGGGAATTCGCCCTACCGTTCGTGGTAGTGTTATGAACCCTGTCGATCACCCTCATGGTGGTGGAGAAGGACGTCAACCAATCGGTAAAAAAGGTCCTGTAACTCCTTGGGGTAAACCAGCTCTTGGTTTAAAAACTAGAAAACGAAACAAAGCTAGCAATAAATACATTGTTAGACGTCGTAACAAGTAGAGAGGAGGAACTCAAATGTCACGTTCCGTTAAGAAAGGTCCATTCGTGGACGACCACTTATACAACAAAGTGGAAGCACTTAATAAAGAAGGCAAAAAACGCGTTATCCAAACGTGGTCACGTCGTTCCACCATCTTCCCTGAATTTATCGGGCATACGATTGCTGTTTACAACGGTAAAGAGCACATCCCTGTATACGTTCAAGAAGATATGGTTGGGCACAAATTAGGAGAGTTCGCTCCTACAAGATCCAACCGTGGACACGAAAAAGATAAGAAAGCAAGCAGAAAGTAGAGGAGACAAACTATGGAAGCAAAAGCACAAGCAAAAATGGTCCGAATCTCTTCTCGTAAAGTCAAGTTGGTTATCGATTTAGTACGCGGTAAAAACGTTGGAGAAGCGATCGCAATCTTACGCTTAACACCAAAAGCTGCAAGTCCCGTTGTTGAAAAGTTAATTCGTAGTGCTGTTGCGAATGCCGAACACAACTACAACATGGACACCGAAGCACTTTATGTAAAAGAAATTTTTGTAGGCGAAGGTCCTACATTGAAACGATTTAGACCACGCGCTCAAGGTAGAGCGTCGGCAATCATGAAACGAACCAGCCACATCACAGCAGTCGTGGCTGAGAGAGAATAGGAGGCACATCACATGGGTCAAAAAGTTAGTCCAGTAGGACTCCGAATTGGAATCATCAAAGACTGGGATGCTCGTTGGTATGCTGATAAAAATGATGTTGCTGATCTACTTCATGAAGATTTAAACATCCGTTCGTTATTAGAAGACTTTTACCAAAACGCAGCGGTTTCTAAAATTGAAATCGAACGTAGTAAAGGTCGCGTACTAATCTCCGTACACACCGCAAAACCAGGTATGGTATTCGGACGCGAAAGCAAAATTAAAAATGAAGTCGTTAACAAATTGCAACAATTAACTGGTAAAGAAGTATACTTAAACATCGTCGAAATTAAAAAACCAGATTTAGACGCCAAATTAGTCGCCGAAAACATCGCGCGTCAATTGGAAAGTCGTGCATCATTCCGCCGCGTTCAAAAAATGGCAATTCAACGTGCTATGAGAGCCGGAGCAAAAGGATGCAAAACCTTAGTATCAGGACGCTTAGGTGGTGCTGAGATGGCACGTAGCGAAGGATATAGTGAAGGAAATGTTCCATTACATACCTTGCGCGCAGACATCGATTACGCCGCTACAGAAGCCGATACTACATACGGTAAACTTGGAATTAAAGTATGGATTTACAAAGGTGAAATCCTTCCAGAGAAAAAACGGGGAGGTAGACAATAATGTTAACACCGAAACGTACCAAATATCGTCGTCCTCATCGCGTTAGTTATGAGGGAAAAGCCAAAGGTGGAACCGAAATTAACTTTGGAGATTTCGGATTAATGTCCTCCCAAGGTGCTTGGATCACCAACCGCCAAATTGAAGCAGCTCGGATTGCCATGACACGTTATATGAAACGTCAAGGGAAAGTATGGATTCGCATCTTCCCTCACATGGCAAAAACCGCAAAACCGCTCGAAGTACGGATGGGATCTGGGAAAGGTGCTCCTGACGGATTTGTTGCCGTTGTTAAAGAGGGTACCATTATGTTTGAAGTCGGTGGCGTCAATGAAGCAGTTGCACGTGAAGCATTGCGTTTAGCATCTCACAAATTGCCTGTCACAACGAAATTTGTAAAACGAGAAAGTGGTGATTCTAATGAAAGCTAGCGAAATTAGAACTTGGGACACTACGAAAATTAATGATGAAATTACCGAACTCAAAAAAGAATTGTTCGACCTTCGTTTCCAACAAGCAACCGGACAATTGGAAAACACCGCTCGTGTCGGTAAAGTAAAAAAAGCGATTGCGCGCATGAAAACTGTGCTCAACGAGCGTAACGAGTAGAGGAAAGAGGAGATCATTATGGAACGTAATAAACGAAGAGTATTAACTGGAGAAGTCGTATCCAATGCCACGGATAAAACCATCTCTGTATTAGTTACAACATATCGTAAACACCCATTATATGGTAAACGAGTCATTCAAACCAAAAAATTCGCTGCACACGATGAACAAAATCAAGCGAATGTTGGTGACGTAGTAAAAATTATGGAGACTCGCCCATTATCCAAATCAAAACGATTCCGTTTACTCGAAATCGTCGAGACCAAAGCTTAATCGGTGAGTAGAAGGAGGAACTAAGTTATGATTCAACAAGAATCGAGAATGAAAGTAGCTGACAACTCCGGTGCTCGCGAAGTCTTAACCATTAAGGTTTTGGGAGGATCCAAGCGTAAATACGCTTCGGTTGGAGATGTCGTTACCGTTACAGTGAAAGCTGCGACTCCTGGTGGCCAAGTGAAAAAAGGAGACGTATTACAAGCTGTAATCGTTCGTACAAAAAAACCAATCCGTCGTAAAGATGGAAGCTATATTAAATTTGATGACAATGCTGCTGTATTAATCCGCGATGATAAAAGCCCTCGTGGAACCCGTATTTTCGGCCCAGTAGCACGTGAGTTACGCGAAGCAGGATACATGAAAATCGTTTCGCTTGCTCCCGAAGTATTATAGAGTAGGAGGAACCGAAGATGAAAATCAAAAAAGGCGATACAGTCAAAGTCATCAGCGGTGCAAACCTTGGGAAAGAAGGAACAGTCTTAAAAGTCTATCCGAAAACCAACAAGGTCATCGTTGAAGGCGTAAACAAAATCAAAAAACATGCGAAACCTACTCAATCGAACCCCGATGGTGGAATCATGGAATACGAAGCACCAATCCATGCATCCAACGTCATGATCGTGGAGAAAAAACTCGGTACTACACGTATTGGTTATAAAACCATTACCGAAACCGTGAAAAAGAAAGACATAACACGAAAAGTTCGTTATTCGAAAAAATCTGGTGAGGTATTAGACTAATCAGAAAGGAGGAAATAGCATGAACCGTTTACGTGAAAAATATGACGAATCAATCCGTCCAATATTGATGGATAAATTCAACTATAACACAGTAATGGCCACCCCAAAAGTATTAAAGATCGTTGTTAATATGGGAGTAGGAGACGCCATTACAAACAGCAAGGCATTAGACGATGCCGTTGCAGAATTAACACTAGTAACAGGTCAAAAACCTGTCATCACTAAAGCGAAAAAATCGATTTCAAACTTTAAATTAAGAGAGGGTATGCCAATCGGTTGTAAAGTAACGTTACGAGGAGAAAGAATGTATGACTTTCTCGATAAACTCGTGAACATTGCTCTTCCTCGCGTTCGCGACTTCCAAGGTGTTTCCAAAACCGCATTTGACGGACGTGGAAACTACACCCTAGGTGTCAAAGAACAATTAATTTTCCCTGAAATCAACTACGACAAAATCAACCGTGTACGCGGGATGGATATTGTCATCGTAACATCGGCAAATACAGACGTTGAAGCACTGGAATTATTGACGCAGCTCGGTATGCCGTTTCGTAAATAAGGAGGCTAATTATGGCAAAAACATCAATGAAAATTAAAGCACATCGTCCCGCTAAATTTTCTAGCCGGGAATACACAAGATGTGAGCGTTGTGGTCGTCCACACGCAGTATATAGAAAATTCAAACTATGCCGTATTTGTTTCCGCGAATTAGCGTACAAAGGACAAATACCTGGCGTCAAAAAAGCTAGTTGGTAAAAGAAGGAGGCAACTAATATGGTAATGACAGATCCTATTGCAGATATGTTGACACGTATCCGAAATGCCAACCAAATGAAACATGAAACAGTGGATATCCCTGCGTCGAAACTGAAAAAAGAAATTTTAGAAGTATTAAAAGCCGAAGGATACATCATTGGTTACAAAATCATTAAAGGTGATGTGCAAAACACGCTACGTGTAAACTTAAAATATCTGAACAACGACCGCGTTGTTAAAGGACTAAAAAGAATTTCTAAGCCTGGGCTTAGAGTCTATGCAAAAACAAACGAACTACCCAAAGTATTAAATGGACTAGGAATTGCTGTGGTTTCGACCTCTCGAGGTATCATGACCGACCGTGAAGCGCGTAAGCAAAAAATCGGCGGCGAAATCTTGGCATACGTATGGTAGAGGTGTAATTATGAGTCGAATTGGAAAAAAACCGATTACTCTACCTCAAGGTGTAGAAGTAACTATAGACAACCATACTGTAACCGTAAAAGGTCCAAAAGGGACATTAGAAGGTACGTTCAACAATGAACTTGCGATCTCCGTCGACAACAACGAGTTACTCGTTGAACGTCCAAACGACAGCAAATTCATGAGAAGTATCCATGGAACCACACGCGCGTTAATCAATAATATGATTACCGGTGTTAGTGATGGCTTCAAAAAACAATTAAAAATGATCGGTGTTGGGTATCGTGCCCAATTACAAGGAAACAAGTTGGTAATACTTGCTGGATACTCGAATCCAGTGGAAATGGATATTCCGGAAGGAATCACCGTTGACGTTCCGAAAAACACCGACATCATCGTGAGTGGAATTGACAAACAATTAGTTGGAGAATTCTCTGCCAACGTTCGCAAAGTTCGTCCCCCAGAACCCTATCTTGGAAAAGGGATTCGCTATGTGGATGAATATGTACGTCGTAAAGAAGGAAAAACTGCTAAATAGTAGGTAGGAGTGATAATTATGATTAAAACAAAATCAAGAAATTTATTGCGAAAAAAACGTCACTTACGTATTCGCAAACGCTTAGTCGGTACTCCAGCAAAACCTCGTTTAAATGTCTTCCGTAGTAATAAAAACATCTACGTACAAATCATTGACGATGTCAACGGAGTAACCTTGGTGAGCGCATCATCAAACGAAAAAGATTCCACAATCACAAACGGTGGCAACATAGAAGCTGCGAAAGCAGTCGGAACATTAATTGCACAACGTGCACTCAAAAATAACATCAATACTGTCGTGTTTGACCGTAGTGGGTATTTATACCACGGACGTGTTAAAGCATTGGCGGACGCAGCTCGTGCAGCTGGGCTAGTATTTTAGGAGGGCCCCAAATGGACAATAATAATCGTAAAAGACGTCAACGTCGTCCTCGCCGTAAACGCGAACCAAAGCTTTACGAAGAGCGCGTTGTCAATATTAACCGGGTAACAAAAGTTGTAAAAGGTGGACGCCGTTTCCGCTTTAGCGCACTTGTCGTTATCGGGGACAAAAAAGGTAAAGTTGGATTTGGTACCGGGAAAGCCCAAGAAGTACCAGATGCCATCAAAAAAGCAATTGAAGACGCCAAACGTAATTTAGTCAAAGTGCCAATGTACAACTCCACCATCCCCCATCAAGTTGTTGGGAAATTCGGTGCTGGAGAAGTATTCTTAAAACCTGCCATCGGTGGGACCGGAGTTATCGCCGGTGGACCTGTTCGTGCCGTACTCGAATTGGCTGGAGTTGAAGACATCTTAAGTAAATCTTTAGGTTCCAACACCCCAATCAACGTCGTCCGCGCAACCTTCGATGCTATCAACACGCTTCGTAGCGCTGAACAAGTCGCTCGCACCCGCGGGTTAAGTGTAGAGGAGATCTTAAACTAATGGCTCAACTACAAATAAAATTGGTGAAAAGCACCATTGCTGGAACACCAAACCAAAAGAAAACAGCCATCGCACTTGGCTTAACCAAATTACAAAAAACCGTCGTCAAAACCGATACTCCAACTATTAGAGGGATGATCAACGTGATCAACCACCTAGTAGAAGTAAAAGAGTTATAGGAGGTATACCAGATGAACTTATCAAACTTGAAACCAACTCCTGGCTCTACACATGCTAAAAAACGTTTGGGTAGAGGTCCCGGGAGCGGTACCGGTAAAACCGCAGGAAAAGGACACAAAGGACAAAACGCCCGTAGTGGTGGAGGAACACGTCCTGGATTTGAAGGGGGACAAACACCACTCTTCAAACGTCTACCAAAGCGTGGATTTACCAATCATTTTAGAACCGAATACGCTTGCGTTAACGTAAGTGAATTAAACCGTTACGAAGAAGGTACTGTCGTTACCAAAGACATGCTTTTACAAGACAAATTAATCCGCAAACAATTAGACGGATTAAAAATCTTAGGTAATGGTGAATTAACGGTGAAATTAACTGTGCAAGCAGACAAATTTACCAAATCTGCTGCCGCTAAAATAGAAGCAGTTGGTGGAACCCCAGAGGTGATTTAACATGGAGAATATAGTTGCCGCACTTAAGAATAAAGATGTCATGAAGAAAATTGGATTTACCTTCTTAGTCTTTTTAATCTACAAACTTGCAACTTATATCACCATCCCGTTAATCAACCAAGACATCATCCAATCCTTCTTTGATTCTGCAGACAGTGGATTCTTAGGTATTGCTAACGCATTTACCGGGAACGCCCTGAAAAACTACAGTATCATCGCCCTAGGAATTGGTCCCTACATCACCGCTTCAATCATCACTCAATTATTACAAATGGACATCATTCCATTATTAAAAGAGTGGCAAGAAGAAGGCGAAACAGGGAAACAAAAAATTAATCAATTAAACCGTTATTTAGCCATTGGTTTGGCATTCATCCAAGCCTTAGCAATGACGTATGGTTTCCGTTTAACTGGAAACGCCATCTTCGATATTGGTGTTACAAACGTTAACTTCGTAACCTACACCTACTTAGCAATCGTCATGACCGCAGGGACCGCATTCTTACTCTGGTTAAGTGATCAAATCACACTTTACGGAGTCGGAAATGGAACCAGCATGATCATCGTCGCAGGGATCGTATCCACGATGCCACTGATGATCACGAGTATGATTGAAGGTTATTTAGTCGAAAGTGTACGGACCACCGAAAGCATCTTAA
This genomic window contains:
- the rpsC gene encoding 30S ribosomal protein S3, which gives rise to MGQKVSPVGLRIGIIKDWDARWYADKNDVADLLHEDLNIRSLLEDFYQNAAVSKIEIERSKGRVLISVHTAKPGMVFGRESKIKNEVVNKLQQLTGKEVYLNIVEIKKPDLDAKLVAENIARQLESRASFRRVQKMAIQRAMRAGAKGCKTLVSGRLGGAEMARSEGYSEGNVPLHTLRADIDYAATEADTTYGKLGIKVWIYKGEILPEKKRGGRQ
- the rplV gene encoding 50S ribosomal protein L22 translates to MEAKAQAKMVRISSRKVKLVIDLVRGKNVGEAIAILRLTPKAASPVVEKLIRSAVANAEHNYNMDTEALYVKEIFVGEGPTLKRFRPRAQGRASAIMKRTSHITAVVAERE
- the rplB gene encoding 50S ribosomal protein L2 yields the protein MALKKYKAMTNGQRHMTSLDYSELTTDKPEKSLVVNINKHSGRNNQGKITVRHQGGGYKKKYRIIDFKRNKDTIPGKVATIEYDPNRNAFIALIHYVDGEKRYIIAPKGLQVGMMIESGEAADIKVGNALPVRNIPVGTVIHNIELKPGKGGQLVRAAGTSAQILGREDRYVLVRLTSGEVRRILGTCRATIGEVGNADYNLINVGKAGKTRHMGIRPTVRGSVMNPVDHPHGGGEGRQPIGKKGPVTPWGKPALGLKTRKRNKASNKYIVRRRNK
- the rplN gene encoding 50S ribosomal protein L14 gives rise to the protein MIQQESRMKVADNSGAREVLTIKVLGGSKRKYASVGDVVTVTVKAATPGGQVKKGDVLQAVIVRTKKPIRRKDGSYIKFDDNAAVLIRDDKSPRGTRIFGPVARELREAGYMKIVSLAPEVL
- the rpsE gene encoding 30S ribosomal protein S5, producing the protein MDNNNRKRRQRRPRRKREPKLYEERVVNINRVTKVVKGGRRFRFSALVVIGDKKGKVGFGTGKAQEVPDAIKKAIEDAKRNLVKVPMYNSTIPHQVVGKFGAGEVFLKPAIGGTGVIAGGPVRAVLELAGVEDILSKSLGSNTPINVVRATFDAINTLRSAEQVARTRGLSVEEILN
- the rplD gene encoding 50S ribosomal protein L4, with the protein product MAKVTLFNQTGENVGDIELNDAVFGIEPNEQAVYDVVKAQRAAMRQGTHSTKNRSAVRGGGRKPWRQKGTGRARVGTNRSPLWTGGGIVFGPSPRKYILKVNKKVRRLALKSVLSSKLQEENFKVLDQLTLEQIKTKDMVNVLNNLKVEGKVAFVLDKPNTTLALAARNIPGVTVTTVDHVSVYELLNVKTVVLTADAVKKYEEVLG
- the rpmD gene encoding 50S ribosomal protein L30, coding for MAQLQIKLVKSTIAGTPNQKKTAIALGLTKLQKTVVKTDTPTIRGMINVINHLVEVKEL
- the rplP gene encoding 50S ribosomal protein L16, with amino-acid sequence MLTPKRTKYRRPHRVSYEGKAKGGTEINFGDFGLMSSQGAWITNRQIEAARIAMTRYMKRQGKVWIRIFPHMAKTAKPLEVRMGSGKGAPDGFVAVVKEGTIMFEVGGVNEAVAREALRLASHKLPVTTKFVKRESGDSNES
- the rpsS gene encoding 30S ribosomal protein S19, with product MSRSVKKGPFVDDHLYNKVEALNKEGKKRVIQTWSRRSTIFPEFIGHTIAVYNGKEHIPVYVQEDMVGHKLGEFAPTRSNRGHEKDKKASRK
- the rplF gene encoding 50S ribosomal protein L6, whose amino-acid sequence is MSRIGKKPITLPQGVEVTIDNHTVTVKGPKGTLEGTFNNELAISVDNNELLVERPNDSKFMRSIHGTTRALINNMITGVSDGFKKQLKMIGVGYRAQLQGNKLVILAGYSNPVEMDIPEGITVDVPKNTDIIVSGIDKQLVGEFSANVRKVRPPEPYLGKGIRYVDEYVRRKEGKTAK
- the rplR gene encoding 50S ribosomal protein L18; its protein translation is MIKTKSRNLLRKKRHLRIRKRLVGTPAKPRLNVFRSNKNIYVQIIDDVNGVTLVSASSNEKDSTITNGGNIEAAKAVGTLIAQRALKNNINTVVFDRSGYLYHGRVKALADAARAAGLVF
- the rpsH gene encoding 30S ribosomal protein S8; this translates as MVMTDPIADMLTRIRNANQMKHETVDIPASKLKKEILEVLKAEGYIIGYKIIKGDVQNTLRVNLKYLNNDRVVKGLKRISKPGLRVYAKTNELPKVLNGLGIAVVSTSRGIMTDREARKQKIGGEILAYVW
- the rplX gene encoding 50S ribosomal protein L24, which encodes MKIKKGDTVKVISGANLGKEGTVLKVYPKTNKVIVEGVNKIKKHAKPTQSNPDGGIMEYEAPIHASNVMIVEKKLGTTRIGYKTITETVKKKDITRKVRYSKKSGEVLD
- the secY gene encoding preprotein translocase subunit SecY, with amino-acid sequence MENIVAALKNKDVMKKIGFTFLVFLIYKLATYITIPLINQDIIQSFFDSADSGFLGIANAFTGNALKNYSIIALGIGPYITASIITQLLQMDIIPLLKEWQEEGETGKQKINQLNRYLAIGLAFIQALAMTYGFRLTGNAIFDIGVTNVNFVTYTYLAIVMTAGTAFLLWLSDQITLYGVGNGTSMIIVAGIVSTMPLMITSMIEGYLVESVRTTESILIFTLVMVLYIAVIFFVTVMQSAFRKIPIQYSNRPASARFQGKSDSHIPLKINSAGVIPVIFAVTILSIPTTILSFVGALDGTLFGRWLTEMFTYQQPLGYAVYVILIYVFAFFYSFVQINPEKMADNLQKQHAYIPGVRPGTETENYISKTLFRITIIGATYLVLVASLPIFVAMIFDLPAYVQIGGTSLLIVVGVAIETTKQIKTQTQEQNYSGFIK
- a CDS encoding type Z 30S ribosomal protein S14, coding for MAKTSMKIKAHRPAKFSSREYTRCERCGRPHAVYRKFKLCRICFRELAYKGQIPGVKKASW
- the rplW gene encoding 50S ribosomal protein L23, with protein sequence MLSSEIILRPIITEKSMLLAEQENKYTFSVDKRANKIQIKKAIEELFNVTVVKVNTMKTTPKKKRVGQYTGFKPAVAKAVVTLAEGSKIEIFNA
- the rpsQ gene encoding 30S ribosomal protein S17 — translated: MMERNKRRVLTGEVVSNATDKTISVLVTTYRKHPLYGKRVIQTKKFAAHDEQNQANVGDVVKIMETRPLSKSKRFRLLEIVETKA
- the rplE gene encoding 50S ribosomal protein L5, giving the protein MNRLREKYDESIRPILMDKFNYNTVMATPKVLKIVVNMGVGDAITNSKALDDAVAELTLVTGQKPVITKAKKSISNFKLREGMPIGCKVTLRGERMYDFLDKLVNIALPRVRDFQGVSKTAFDGRGNYTLGVKEQLIFPEINYDKINRVRGMDIVIVTSANTDVEALELLTQLGMPFRK
- the rpmC gene encoding 50S ribosomal protein L29 — translated: MKASEIRTWDTTKINDEITELKKELFDLRFQQATGQLENTARVGKVKKAIARMKTVLNERNE
- the rplO gene encoding 50S ribosomal protein L15, whose amino-acid sequence is MNLSNLKPTPGSTHAKKRLGRGPGSGTGKTAGKGHKGQNARSGGGTRPGFEGGQTPLFKRLPKRGFTNHFRTEYACVNVSELNRYEEGTVVTKDMLLQDKLIRKQLDGLKILGNGELTVKLTVQADKFTKSAAAKIEAVGGTPEVI